The genomic window TGCTCGCAAACGACAGCGAAGGGGCGGCATTCAACCAAATAACGGAATGGTGTTCCCTTAACTTCGGCAAATTTGATGAATACAGCAAAATAACGCACCTGTGTTCCGTTACTGTTGCGCAGAAGCGGCCGTGACCAGACGGACATGCGGCAAGACGGCAAGGAGGCTTCAGGAAAAAGCGGCAGAAAGCAGTAGGATACTAAACAAATCCTGCGTCCCGCAAGCACTCACATGTACCTTCAAGCTCTATGTTCACATGTCGAGCAGTGTACGTAAGCTTAGTGCGCAGAATCGGAAGGAGGAGATGTTCATGAAGGAAGCCATCTTCTTAGAACCTGTCTTCAAGGAGAGAATCTGGGGAGGAACGAAGCTGAAGGAATTGTTCGGTTATAACATCCCGACGGATCAGACCGGGGAATGCTGGGCGGTATCCGCTCATCCGAACGGCCAGAGCGTCGTGAAGAACGGTCCGCTGAAGGGCAAACCGCTCGGCGAGCTGTGGGCGGAGCATAAGGAGATCTTCGGCGATGCAGCCGGCACAAGCGAGGTTTTCCCGCTCTTGACGAAGATTCTCGATGCCTCGGATGATCTGTCCGTGCAAGTTCATCCCGATGATGAATATGCACGGGTACACGAGAACGGCGAACTAGGCAAGACCGAATGCTGGTATGTGCTGGACGCCGAACCGGGCGCGGAGATCATCTACGGCCATACAGCCAAGACCCGCGACGAACTGCGCAAGATGATCGACGACGGTGCATGGGATGAGCTTCTATGCAGAGTACCGGTGAAACCGGGGGATTTCTTCTATGTCCCCAGCGGAACGATCCATGCCCTCGGCAAGGGCATCGTCGTCTTGGAAACCCAGCAGAGCTCGGATACCACGTATCGCGTCTATGACTACGACCGCACGGATGCTTCCGGCAACAAACGCGAACTCCACCTCGATCAAGCGATCCAAGTAACGGCAGTGCCTCACGTTGGAGCACAGCCCACCTGTGAAACCAAGCAGATCGGCGGCGCCAAACTGACCACTTTCGTATCGAATGAATTCTTCACTGTACAAAGAGCGGAACTAAAGGGCGAACTCGAACTTGACCCTGCTTCGACCTTCCGCATCTGCAGCGTGATCGCCGGTTCGGGAGAACTGCAGGTCGAAGGGCAGCGCTATGGCCTTCGTAGGGGAGAACACTTCATCCTCCCCGCTGCATCGGAAGGAATTCGCTTCACCGGCGATCTGGAACTCATGTTCTCTTGGATATAAGACTTGCATCATCTTCTTCCAAAAGCAAACTTCCATATGCTAGACTATTAAACGTACAAAACGTCGTACAAGCGTACAACGTAACACCGTGAATTTGGACAACACACAACCTAGAATGATCAGACTAAGGAGATGAACAAGATGCCAACTCTCGATCTTCCGCTTGATGAACTGAAGCAATACCAAGGAATCAATCCGCGCCCCGATGACTTCGATGCCTATTGGGAGCGAGCGCTGGCAGAGATGCAGACAGTGGATCCGCAGATCGAGCTGGTGCCCAGCGAATTCCAAGTGCCCTTCGCCGAGTGCTTCCATCTTTATTTCACCGGTGTTCGCGGCGCGCGAATCCATGCCAAGTATATTCGTCCGAAGGGTGTCCAGGAGCCGCATCCGGCGATTATCATGTTCCACGGCTACTATATGAACTCTGGAGACTGGGCGGATAAACTCGCCTATGCCGCGATGGGTTACTCCGTCTTCGCGATGGATGTGCGCGGGCAGGGAGGTCTTTCCGAAGATGTCGGCGGGGTGAAGGGCGTAACGGTCAAAGGACATATCATCCGCGGCCTCGACGACGAGCCGGATAACCTTTTGTATCGCCATATTTTCTTGGATTGCGCGCAGCTCGCCGGCATCGCCATGAATATGCCGGAAGTCGATGCCGAGCGAGTTGGCGTCATCGGCTGGTCGCAGGGCGGCGGCCTTACGATCGCTTGTGCAGCGCTGGAGCCGCGGATCAAGCGGGCGGCGCCGGTATATCCCTTCCTGAGCGACTATCGCCGCGTATGGGAGATGGATCTGGCGAAGGATGCTTATGATGAACTGCAGCTCTACTTTCGCCATTTCGATCCTTGCCACGAGCGGGAGGAAGAGATCTTCACGAAGCTCGGCTACATCGATGTTCAGCACCTGGCTCCTCGTATCCAAGCTGAGGTGCTGATGGGGATCGGCCTGATGGACACGATCTGCCCGCCGTCCACGCAGTTCGCCGCGTACA from Insulibacter thermoxylanivorax includes these protein-coding regions:
- the manA gene encoding mannose-6-phosphate isomerase, class I produces the protein MKEAIFLEPVFKERIWGGTKLKELFGYNIPTDQTGECWAVSAHPNGQSVVKNGPLKGKPLGELWAEHKEIFGDAAGTSEVFPLLTKILDASDDLSVQVHPDDEYARVHENGELGKTECWYVLDAEPGAEIIYGHTAKTRDELRKMIDDGAWDELLCRVPVKPGDFFYVPSGTIHALGKGIVVLETQQSSDTTYRVYDYDRTDASGNKRELHLDQAIQVTAVPHVGAQPTCETKQIGGAKLTTFVSNEFFTVQRAELKGELELDPASTFRICSVIAGSGELQVEGQRYGLRRGEHFILPAASEGIRFTGDLELMFSWI
- a CDS encoding alpha/beta fold hydrolase, with protein sequence MPTLDLPLDELKQYQGINPRPDDFDAYWERALAEMQTVDPQIELVPSEFQVPFAECFHLYFTGVRGARIHAKYIRPKGVQEPHPAIIMFHGYYMNSGDWADKLAYAAMGYSVFAMDVRGQGGLSEDVGGVKGVTVKGHIIRGLDDEPDNLLYRHIFLDCAQLAGIAMNMPEVDAERVGVIGWSQGGGLTIACAALEPRIKRAAPVYPFLSDYRRVWEMDLAKDAYDELQLYFRHFDPCHEREEEIFTKLGYIDVQHLAPRIQAEVLMGIGLMDTICPPSTQFAAYNKIPSPKQTVIYPDYAHEHLPGMHDKILQFMRGL